TATTCCTCCATGTAAGACGATTTGTTGCAAATGCCTCTTCTAATTCACCTTGAGATCcccacaccccccccccccccccaaaaaaaaaaaagccgttGCTCATCCATTACCATGGAGGCAACACCACATGTACTAATATCTCtgttattataaaaaaatgaaggtGTTCTCGCCGGAATATTGGTACACCGTCCGTGTTTGATTTGGTCATACTTTGGTATTTTGCATGTATCCAATTCAACGTAAGTCTAGAATAACTATTATACACCACTTCCAACCCAACCACTCCTACTCTCAGCCTAACCCAATCAGCCCACACTATCCCATCGCCCCATCCCTCACCCCCCTCCCTTGATCGATGTCTTTTTTTCTCATCCATTTTCTCGTTtctttttcaccttttcttttctcccaaTCATCCTGATCCTGCATctgtgtttcaaaaaaaaaatcgtcctgcgcctctccctcttcttctaatcaactctcttttctcctcattttctctttttttttctcttcgaaATTTCCCTcctcataaatatttttcttttgaaattatCATTGTTTAAGGTATAGATGGCTATAAggcccgcccggcacggcccggcccaggcatggcccacGGTCGTCGAGCCAGCATGGCACGGTCAGCActtcgggccgtgccgtgccagcctgAAGGCAAGGGTAGCCCATCGTGCCTTcattaaaataagtttatttcccctcccttctttttggctgtgatatatatatatatatatatatatatatatatatatatatatatatatatatatatatatatatatatatatatatatatatatatatatatatatatatatatatatatatatatatatatataataagtctattttacgtctCTACTCTTTGTGACGTGCTTTACATATGTTTGAGAATAAGTCTGTTTCGCATCCCTAAACTTTGGGCCGGGCCGTGTCGTCCCAGAGTGCCGAGGAAGCAGCCCAAGCATGGCACGGctgttgggccgagccggcatGGGCACGACCGGAGTCGgaccgtgccgtgcttgggccgggccaaattTATCGGGCCTTGGGCGGGCCATATGGCCATTGTTGggatttcttaacgacattactagaaatataattccccgcaatggcgcagaaatacttctggtatattatggttacagagtgtatccgcaagcgcatggatataccattgtaccatttcacccgagagtattccaagggtatcgtatttattttatcccgtgggaagatcatgtagagagagattgactaatagtttatatattccttgtgataatcatattctaaacaggggttaagataatccaagggtagagtgacacacaagcatagagtgacacacaagcattaacaactcattctcataataaatgatctaagctaggtggaaagaaaagagaaagagaatctattcctatacctCTAATATAcataatatacatatattctagttaactgatatactagcaaataccctctatccgatgccctcctggtacttcgagaagctaCCCCTGACTGTCGAATTCCTTACGACAGcacgtcatgaccatacaaccggggctaaatacggaggaataccctccccagggaattaacttaggattatatataggcgcggaggaatacccgtactgagctgtcaccatcagcggcccacctctcatccgcaatatataaccccaaataatgatatcccgtaatctagacaccacgcctaaactaccagatactactctaatatcatcgtcatgacatagagtaattgcatatgcaaacattataccgcaccaaagcatctcccagataagctagccgtatattcagtataacatgaacataatgtaaagtaggtactcatatacttagaaagtatttcaataccataaatgtatatagaagagtattctaataaaagtacaaagcttacaaaagaggaaaggaaagctgctaaagccatacccgaactcttctgaAGGCTTCCGAACTCCTGATTCCTGTTCTATTTCTATttcaccagctagatactactaaactaaacttgagagaaatgagagagctcttgcttgaggtgtgtgttgagtgaagagagtgagctccttatatagaggtagttatgatggttgtggaaggggaattatccaaagtgccctccaaccgtcattgggatgcaatcctggacatccacgccaaaacctggatccaactgCACTAGGAttggttcggccaaacctggggctggcccaatccagcccaattttGGCTGGTGGCTTCCTCTATTGCTCCACtctgcagacttgtgaattttggcccaattcatcgtgtcagttctgagttcttggcctattcatacacaagtctggttctcgacatcgtccgattgatttatcacctgagttgatgtcgattctcctccactttagtgtCATTCCCTTCAagaggttagtatacctaatactagtggaagtttattattctaacagatatatgcattgcaatcatcactagttctcctctattttggtaatattgacggtcaaaactgatcgataacgaccgtcaacggCCATCTATAGTTTAAGGTGTGTATGGTGCAAGTTTGTTACATTGCAAATACTTTTCATCTATAGTAAAAAAGACTTTCACTAATTGaataatcaaaattttaatCTTTGGTCAATATGATATAGCAAAATACCCATTCATCAATTTATGGAATAGACATCCGATCGATTTGCGAGGCTATGGAATGGTGTATATAAGGTATTCTTCGTGTGATGACGCATGAGGTGAGCGCTATCGGGTTCAATGTTATATATGATTTCTGACTTTTTTTTGCCATTGTTTTGTTAGTCTTATTTCAGTTTGTCTTTTAAATTGGTTGAGTTTTTATCAATTGTAAAAATTGTCTTCACCTGTTGCTACACACATGCATTTTTGCTAGTGAATACTAATAGGTGAAGAGCCATGATCGTTAGTCATGTCGGCCATGCCCTATGACATGATCGTGGCATCCCAATTCAGGAAGCCCGGCACGTCGTTGGGCGGTAGTGGTCACGAGTCTTCTTCTAAAACATTGGGGGCACTACATGATGAATTGTTGTGCTTACTTCATGGGGTTCGGTGGTGGATGATTTCTTTGGTAGATTCAAGATGATAAAGATGAGCTTGGTGCAACACTTAGGTCACTGTTAGTAGACTGGTGAGAAAAGAAGTCATAGAATACATGCAGACAAAGGTTAATGAATGCATGGACAACGGCAATTGGGGAGGACTCACACAAAGCTAAATAGTAGGGCGTATTAGCAATAAATCATTTTATAGGGGGGAATCTTAAACTCAAGGAGATATTTGGGAtggtttttgcatttttttattttagttaacCATGGAGCTGTTACACGCCGAGACGATGGTATGGCAGCGAGATGGTGTAAAAGGGGTGCCTAGACTAGAGAGGAGAGTGGTCGAATAGGAAGTTGCGGAGTGGGTATCAGGATCGCTCACAATCGCCTTTTGGGACTAACAAGAGTTCTTTCCCACACTACAACATATTCGGCCTTCCTTGACGGATTGCCTTTGACAAATAGGGAATATGTCATTGATGTTTGacaaatattaaaagaagtcGGCATAAAGTTCCGCCTCAACTGATTCTAGTGATGACTCAAGTGTGATCATAAAAATTGGTCACGGAGGCAAACGTGGTCATCACAAATACCGTGAAATTCATCATTAGAATCAGGGATATCACATGCGAAAAAGTATTGTGTCATAGGAGAATTGGTAGGCAAGATCCACATAGGCCCATAGCAAGCTAATCCCATTTGTAAGTATGAGATTGTACGGTGAAATTCATCATAGACTACCCATGCTATGGGCTAGCACGCGGtgatgaagtttttttttcatagaacTAACCAATAATAGTTGTAAGGAGGTCTCACATATAAGTATGCAAAAACCTTAGAGGAGACAGTTTGTCATGTGTTTATTTTGACTGTGTGTGTTTGTCCGATGTTTACTTGGTGAAATGTTTGCTAATTCATACACAACTGTGGAAGAATTGGCAGGCAACTGATTTTTGCAAGTTTGTTACAAGACTTATAGTGCGGACATGGTAAATCAAGGGTTTTACTAGAGTCCCTTCATATAAAATCTTTCTATCGTATAAGCATGTTGCATTTAGTGCACTTCTCAAGTTGTTAGCGAGAAGAACACAACAAACTGTCGCCACTGGCTCTGTTTCACTTGCTCCTAGCCGAGTCTAGGATTCCAGGATTGACTATCCGTGTTGGATGGATTGAGCGGAGACCGGACGAATTAATgaaggatgaaaaaaaatcaatgtgcCTCGCATGGCAGATCTGTCACATGTTTTGTTCCCTCGCATTGCGTCGAGTCATTGGGATTGATCTAAAATGTATATAATGAAATCTCAATTGGAATCTCATGCCACTAATCGAGGTGCAAAAAACCTTATAGCGATGGACGAGAGCGCTTGGTGACGATCGGAAAATTGCAAACTTTTTAAGTAGGTTAGATTTGATCAAACCAAAAGaaatttgattagaaaaaaaaagtaaaagcgacgtataatacaaataatacaaAATAAAGGTATTATGTAGTTTTCTGTTACATTCATTTAAACTAGCCATAAATTTGATCATGTTTAAGATGGTTTATTAGTTTACCTTAGCTCTTAATAAGGTTTTgatataagttattttgtttataaagTATCTATACTTGGCTAGAAACCTCCGAAAATTTTTATATGGTTAGCCCATTTGTGATTTTGTTTTAATACATGCAATCTTTCGATCCAATGGCCATTATTTATCTGAACTCTTTATCTGACGGCTAATATATTTTTGATGATGTGGCGCATCCTGGTACCAGAAAGCTTGTTGCTTCTGACGGCTAATATATTTTTGATGATGTGGCACATCCTCGTACCAAAAAGCTCTGCTTTCCCTATATAAGATAAGATTCgtagttttattttatttataaatgaCAAAAATCTATTCCTACTCACAGATCttgagtgattttttttaattatttcctAAATAAAATTCCCGGCCAACGGAGTCCGGAGCCGTCCAACAAGATTGTTCCTCACGCCGGCGTGCCCCCCGCCaccgcgcgccatcgccgtagaGGCTACCACTGGGACTTCGAGGTCGCTCCTCTCTCCATCtgggccgccgcccctctcgcGCACCGCGCGGCCTCTCTCCCTGCCCCTCGCCCTCGCCACCTCGCCGATGGCCTCCggctgtgcggcggcggcgggatgctGGCTTCTCCCAGCCGATATCTAGGCCCTGATCCGAGAGGTGTGTTCCTCATCTGTGATGCCTAAAGTTTTCCTTCGCTTGTTGCTTGGAACCTCCCGTAGATAATTTGTGAGAACCATACACGACCTGGTAATTTTTGTTTAGGTCGGCATTGAACGAGCTTTAGATTTTGGGGAAGCTTTCTTAATTAGGTGAGGCTGGTTGTTTGCTAATGTTAATTTTGAGAGTGGATTGCGAGATACTTTAAATTTCGACGAGTCCACAAAAATGGGTATTTGTATTggtcgaaattaaaaatattctGTTTGGATAGAATCACAATTTGGAATCAAATATCAAAATTGAGTTCAAATTAATACGGTGCGTCCTACTACTACTTATCGTACTTTGGACGCTAAGATGTGTTCTTTTGTGCTCTTTGGTGATAGATTTTGACATGGATCTATGAATATGGCCAGCAGCACTAAATTAAAAGGTGAGGAGAGGCTGGATAAGCCCAAAGGGTGCCCCCACGTCTCTCCGTACTACAATGCCGCCGATCCTATTATCATCAATGGCAAAGGGATTGATCCCTTTGAGCTGAGTGAAGGTATGGATAAAAGAAGAGTGGCTTCAATTCTTCAAAGTTTCACTTGAGGCAACCGAGAGAAACCACGCTGCTTCACAAGGCAATGGCGATTCCAATACGGACAGTAGCAGCCTCTGGATTCTAGATTCTGGAAATAAAAGAGGTATTGCTGACCATAATGTGAGTAAATGAACGAAATCTTTTATACTGCTGGTGTTATCTACTtggttcagagtttcagacaggAAATTGCACCTAGTCCTAGGTAATGTGTGATTGTTTTGTTAGCTTTATGAAGACATCTTATGTCCAAATTGCTCTGACAGAGGGCATTCGTCATGCTATCTGGCCAGCCAGTAacattttcaattaaaatatcTTGAGTTTGTTTTGCATAAGTTGTCTGCTATGTTAATTACCAATCATAATATAACATATCAGATCCTGCACAATGAAAGCTGGCCAGGAAATTTGCTTTGTACTTTGTACTCACTGTCTTATGTGGCAATTTTTCTCATTAAAATTGGCCAGTGTTCCCGTTGATGGTGCCTCTGTAGAGTTCTACTAATACTCAGCAGTGCAGGATTTGAGTGATCCATTATGTAGTTATATCATCCATCGTAGCAGGAGTAATCATATCATCCTACAGTTATTTCGAATCATCACTTCACTCATATCATGATTAAAGATGAAACCCTTCACTTGCTTAGGGGCGATAGGTTGTGTCAGTATATATGTTGGAAAACATAAAAAAGTTAGTTATCCCATATAAGGAGGTCCAATCTACTCCAAATGGTTTTGTTTGGGCCTTGTAGAAAGGGTACAGCACTGGATTGAACTTTGCAGAATATGCAAAAACAGTAAGTCATATGAAGTTGTGCACATTCACTTGCAATTGCTATGTTAGTGTTCATCCTAGCCCGTAGAATGTGCTTATTTCCTTGGATCAGCAGTTAGGCTGCATATTTTTGTTAGTCTATATCCATTACTGCTTCACATGCATGTCATCTGTGCATATATCAGTATGACTTGCAGGTTGTCAGTACATTTCTCTATATTGGACTCAACAATGTACTCTCAACTGGGAAGGAAATCTTCCTGTGTTGTTAAAAGCATCTCAACTGACAAAATGACAGGTCTACGGTATGTATAACATGTCCTACTGTGTACAGACACAGAGATATGGATCTTATTATGAACACTGATGTTTCTTATTTTCTATGCCTAGTTTTCTTGAAATGAGACAGAAACTATAATTTTCTCATAAACTACTGGAAATTACAAATTAGCATACAAATTTACGGTAAATCTAAAGATGACAGTGGTGTTGAATGTGAGCCTCCTGTGATAGCATTCAGTAGTCTTGGCAATGGTGGCATTTTGAGTTCTAGTACACCCTCTAGGAATTGCACCACCTCGCCCATTGTTGGTCGATCAAACTCACTGTCTTGAATACACCAACATGCAATTTTGCAAACTCTTTCAGCCTCCTCGAGATTCACATCACCATGCAATTTTGCATCCACCAGATTTCCAATCCCTCCATTGATAAGCTGGCGGGCGACTTGCATTGGAAAATAGGCCGAATGGTCACCATCCTTGAAATATTCTTGACTTGAGTTCCTCCTTCCTGATAAGATTTCAAACAAAACCATTCCATAGCTGTAAACATCAACTTTAGCTGTAACAACTGTTCCGCTAATCCATTCAGGGGCAAGATATCCAATCGTTCCTCTCATTGTAGTCAGAGCATGACTAAATTCTCTCCCCAAAATCTTTGCCATTCCAAAATCAGCAATTTTAGGAACGAAAGATTCATTGAGAAGTATGTTCTCTGGCTTGATATCACAATGTATAATGCAATCTCGACAGCTATCATGCAAGTAGGCAAGGCCTCTAGCAACTCCAATAGCTATTTGGTATCTAAGATTCCAATCCAAAACTTTATCATTATCCTTAAATAGTTGCACATCAAGGGAGCCATTTGGCATGTATTCATACACAAGTAACTTCTTATCACCTTCACAACAAAGCCCAATCAATTTAACTAAATTGATGTGCTGGATCATTCCAATTGAATCCACTTCGGCTCTGAATTGTTTCTCCCCTTGGCATGTGCCGTCAAGCCTTTTCGCTGCAATGGGAGTTGACTCATTTAGGTATCCCTTAAATACAGAACCAAAACTGCCTCCTCCCAACTTTTCTGAAAAGTTTTTAGTTGCACGCTGCAGATCAATATATCGAAATGCAGTAATACCAATGCTGCCTTGATCATTTTCCGCTCCGCGAGCAAACAGTTTCCCTTTTCTCCTCCAAAACATCAGTAGAAGGATCATCAAACAGAAAGCAGCAGTGCTTGCACCAATGGCAACACCAATGATGACTCCactctttttcttcctttccgCACTTTGCACCTCATGCACCTCATTTGCAGCAAGGCGAATGTAAAAGTTATCACCATTTCCGACAGCAGAAGCATCAGACTGTTGCCTTACGTTATACAGCTCATCATGCCAAACAGAGCATCCACCTTTCCCATAGGAATATGCAGTACAGGAGCAGTTGCTCAAGCAAACATCTGAGCATTCATCTTTACTTGCAGCTTCCTGCACATGCATGGCATTACGGGGCAATATAATGTTTTGCACATAGTAGAACTTATCGCTGAAACCTGTCTTGTTCATAGTACTACCACAATTTAATGGAGTATTCCTCATACACCCTCCTGTTCGATCTTCTATCTCCCAATCCTTGGGTGATCTTATAGAGAAGCCCTTCATACAGTCGCAGAACGGATCATTGTTGTCATTGCAGACTGTAAAAGGTCCACAGATTGCGTAAACATCGCAATGAAGTAAGGGCATCCTGTAATTGATCAACCAATCCTGCAAGCTGTCCAACCATACACCTGCCAAACCTTGCCCATTGACATCTATTGCGGCATGCGTAATTGCCTTCTCATTGTTCAGAGTATATGTGAGGTAAACCTCTCTGTCATTGTTGACAAATGTGAAATTGGGTATGGTGGCACCAAACATCTCTGGTGCTGAGCCAAAAAATTGCCCATTCCAATCCCCACTGGACCAATATGTTACAGTTGAGTTCCATACCAAATGACCAACACCATTGATATCAAATTCCAAAGAGTACAAACCAGCAGCCTGGTCAATTGAATTCTTCCTAGAAACAAGGCGGCGGTTCAGGCCAGTCACCTTGTTCCAGCCGATCTTCGCATCGGCAAAAAGGCTATCTGTTGGGTAGTCAAAGCTCTGCCAGAAAACCATGGATGAGTTTGATGAACTCTGCAGCACAAGATTACCATCGTTCAACAGCACAACAACGGTGCCGTTGGTTGTGGTGTTAACACGGGTAGACCATATGATGGACTTGGTAGCCTGGTCCATGATGACCATGTTTCCGTCGCCGGATATTGTTAGCTCCGGTGAAGCGGGGTCCACCACTGGGTTTTCGCCATTGGCGGACCACAGTGGAGTTATCATGGGGAGCTTGTTGTACCATATGCAAAGGTAAGAGTTGCGGCTGGTGTAGGAGGAGTTCTTACTGTCCATCTTGAAGAAGCCGAGAGCGAACTTGCTGTTGTTGGAGATAAGCCTGTCACCGCCGGCCAGTGTTTGGCCGGGTGACACCGTGTCCGTAGTGGCATAGCTCGTCGGAGGGTGCAGGGAGAGTAGGAGGAGGAAGCCAAGAAGGACAGACATGATGGACAGGACAGTGAAGAAAGGGAAGGTTAGTGGAGGACTGGAATTTGTAAGGAATATGATCGATTCTGACGACTGTGATGCAATGTTTCGAAGCCAGACCAGTTCTGTGTTTTTTATTTAGACAATATCAGTTCTATGATCAGTTCTGTGATTTTTTAGACAATATCAGTTCTGTGTTCAGCTCTCAGAATCCAGGTCAACGTCATGGTGTGGGTGCACGTCCTAATCAGTCTGTATTAAGAACTGACAGTGGGTTAACCTCGATCTTAATAATCTTCTCATTGGTCAGACCTAAACAATGCATCGTTTTGACTGCGTAATAATATGTGCAAACTATTCAAGAAATATGTTTGACATCTCTTCCAGCAACTTCCAGTTGAGTTAATCTTTTAGAGaaccccttttttttaaaactttgcaGTTCAGTGGAAGTTCTTTCACGACATCAATGCAATGGGCGCTGCTTGTTGGAGACTTCTTCCATTTTTTGGACCAATATATCATGCTTTTATCTCCAAAGGGAAAACTTAATCCATGCCAAAGATTTAAGCACTGATGAGATCAATCTGATATTCTTTTTCCAACAGGAAATCAATTTCATGATGTTCACAGATTTGGGCAAAAGCATGACCACGCGATGCGATACAATGATGCCAACTTCAAATCATCAAATGGGTTTTGAATTTGGCACTATGAGAATGCTGCATAGTCCAGTACATGGCCGACAA
Above is a window of Oryza sativa Japonica Group chromosome 10, ASM3414082v1 DNA encoding:
- the LOC4348360 gene encoding G-type lectin S-receptor-like serine/threonine-protein kinase At2g19130; translated protein: MSVLLGFLLLLSLHPPTSYATTDTVSPGQTLAGGDRLISNNSKFALGFFKMDSKNSSYTSRNSYLCIWYNKLPMITPLWSANGENPVVDPASPELTISGDGNMVIMDQATKSIIWSTRVNTTTNGTVVVLLNDGNLVLQSSSNSSMVFWQSFDYPTDSLFADAKIGWNKVTGLNRRLVSRKNSIDQAAGLYSLEFDINGVGHLVWNSTVTYWSSGDWNGQFFGSAPEMFGATIPNFTFVNNDREVYLTYTLNNEKAITHAAIDVNGQGLAGVWLDSLQDWLINYRMPLLHCDVYAICGPFTVCNDNNDPFCDCMKGFSIRSPKDWEIEDRTGGCMRNTPLNCGSTMNKTGFSDKFYYVQNIILPRNAMHVQEAASKDECSDVCLSNCSCTAYSYGKGGCSVWHDELYNVRQQSDASAVGNGDNFYIRLAANEVHEVQSAERKKKSGVIIGVAIGASTAAFCLMILLLMFWRRKGKLFARGAENDQGSIGITAFRYIDLQRATKNFSEKLGGGSFGSVFKGYLNESTPIAAKRLDGTCQGEKQFRAEVDSIGMIQHINLVKLIGLCCEGDKKLLVYEYMPNGSLDVQLFKDNDKVLDWNLRYQIAIGVARGLAYLHDSCRDCIIHCDIKPENILLNESFVPKIADFGMAKILGREFSHALTTMRGTIGYLAPEWISGTVVTAKVDVYSYGMVLFEILSGRRNSSQEYFKDGDHSAYFPMQVARQLINGGIGNLVDAKLHGDVNLEEAERVCKIACWCIQDSEFDRPTMGEVVQFLEGVLELKMPPLPRLLNAITGGSHSTPLSSLDLP